One Romboutsia sp. 13368 genomic window carries:
- a CDS encoding YhcH/YjgK/YiaL family protein produces the protein MILDSIKNISKYENLNIDLKSIVEFIDRVESENLENGKYELDGDKLFALVQSYETKDSDECRLESHKKYIDIQYVQEGTEVMYWSLVDGLKVTEDLSEVSDVIFYEDDKNSTELVVNEKSFALFFTHDAHKPGVKFNTKSNVRKIVFKILQG, from the coding sequence ATGATATTAGATAGTATAAAAAACATAAGTAAATATGAAAATTTAAACATTGATTTAAAATCTATAGTAGAATTTATAGATCGTGTAGAAAGTGAAAATTTAGAAAATGGAAAATATGAATTAGATGGGGATAAACTTTTTGCATTAGTTCAAAGTTATGAAACTAAAGATAGTGATGAATGTAGATTAGAATCACATAAAAAATACATAGATATACAATACGTACAAGAAGGTACAGAGGTAATGTATTGGAGTTTAGTTGATGGATTAAAAGTAACTGAAGATTTATCTGAAGTAAGTGATGTTATTTTTTATGAAGATGATAAAAATTCTACTGAATTAGTAGTTAATGAAAAATCTTTCGCTTTATTCTTTACTCATGATGCACATAAACCAGGAGTTAAATTCAATACTAAATCTAATGTAAGAAAAATAGTATTTAAAATACTACAAGGATAA
- a CDS encoding vWA domain-containing protein, whose product MESYFEKQAKYLYHRAEEIIDTYAMLKANKKGEKFEIDIPQDFKDEFFKLVDKVNLSLMEDKDNFYGYFLFQTSRDIRFDISSPTAVNFKGAKYVIYFNPIIFLNLNIKQMEGTIKHEILHIISMHLLRGKELKNKYSTLAINIAMDIVVNQYLDYLPPYATTLQWMNAKYPLKLEPYETFEYYVEKIQTELDLQDVDENGEEVDNYENESVETEYNPEHTHDIWQESDDIDEKTLKEFTEKFVNISQKGEIPNYLGGLISSLKNSKGELPWNLYLKKLMGTVESNKKKTITRRNRRQPNRLDLRGELRGHKAEIAVALDTSGSISDEEFKQAIKEVLNIVKNYNHEITIIECDSEIRRSYKVKSANDIKERNPIRGGTKFTPVFEYANKKKINLLVYFTDGKGEEKLKVIPRGYKVLWVISGRGDKLSLKDSYGAVKKLSKVEIKEDTIDMSDVRSDGYSMNNQQPML is encoded by the coding sequence ATGGAAAGCTATTTTGAAAAACAAGCAAAATACCTTTATCATAGAGCAGAAGAAATTATAGACACTTATGCTATGCTAAAGGCAAATAAAAAGGGAGAAAAGTTTGAAATAGATATACCACAAGATTTTAAAGATGAGTTTTTTAAGTTAGTAGATAAAGTTAATCTAAGTCTTATGGAAGATAAAGATAACTTTTATGGGTATTTTCTATTTCAAACATCAAGAGATATTAGATTTGATATAAGTAGTCCAACTGCTGTAAATTTTAAAGGTGCTAAATATGTAATATATTTTAACCCAATAATATTTTTAAATCTTAATATTAAACAAATGGAAGGCACTATTAAGCATGAAATTCTTCATATAATATCTATGCATTTATTAAGAGGCAAGGAATTAAAAAATAAGTACAGTACATTAGCTATAAATATAGCGATGGATATTGTAGTAAATCAATACTTAGATTACTTACCACCATATGCAACAACACTTCAATGGATGAATGCAAAGTATCCTTTAAAGCTAGAGCCTTACGAAACTTTTGAATATTATGTAGAAAAGATTCAAACAGAGCTTGATTTACAAGATGTAGATGAGAATGGTGAAGAAGTTGATAATTATGAAAATGAAAGTGTAGAAACTGAATATAATCCAGAACATACTCATGATATTTGGCAAGAATCTGATGATATAGATGAGAAAACTCTTAAAGAATTTACTGAGAAGTTTGTTAATATATCTCAAAAGGGTGAAATACCAAACTATTTAGGTGGATTAATATCATCGCTAAAAAATAGTAAGGGAGAATTACCTTGGAATTTATATCTTAAGAAGTTAATGGGAACAGTTGAAAGTAATAAAAAGAAGACTATAACTAGAAGAAATAGAAGACAACCAAATAGACTAGACTTAAGAGGAGAGCTTAGAGGTCATAAAGCAGAGATAGCTGTTGCACTTGATACTAGTGGAAGTATTAGTGATGAAGAATTCAAACAAGCTATTAAGGAAGTTCTTAATATAGTAAAAAACTATAATCATGAAATTACTATTATAGAATGTGATAGTGAAATTAGACGTTCATATAAGGTAAAATCAGCAAATGATATAAAGGAGAGAAATCCTATTAGAGGTGGTACAAAGTTTACACCAGTTTTTGAATATGCAAATAAGAAAAAGATTAATCTCCTAGTATATTTCACAGATGGAAAAGGTGAAGAAAAATTAAAAGTAATTCCTAGAGGGTATAAAGTTTTATGGGTTATTTCTGGTAGAGGAGATAAGCTTTCATTAAAAGATAGCTATGGAGCAGTTAAGAAGCTTAGTAAGGTTGAGATAAAGGAAGACACCATAGATATGAGTGATGTTAGATCTGATGGATATTCAATGAATAACCAACAACCTATGCTATAG
- a CDS encoding extracellular solute-binding protein, translating to MKFKKLTSLALSAALMTGLMTGCGSTKSASTEEIVTEITEPVEITFWHAMNGDLEKTLQNLTDKFMESNPNITVTLQNQSSYPDLQQKITATTASPKDLPTLTQAYPQWMVNPIQDELLVDLKPYIENETIGDKNYNNILEGFRNGAEIDGKVYGMPFNKSTEVIWYNKTLFDELGLEVPTTFEEFAQVAKTITEKKGIVGAGFDSLNNFYTTYLKNKGVDFNSETDVTGAESVEAANYYLDGVKEGYFRIAGTDMYLSGPFANETLGMYVGSNAGESFVKQGVDGKFEIGVAAYPAESVMQQGTDVYMFSNATAEQRTAAFEYLKFLTSTENQITWGIETGYIPATQEAIASEAYKTSGSLVASVLEQATAKNLFINAAAQGVDSAYNEAKVVMEDILSDKNSDVKAKLEGYKNTLMGIYE from the coding sequence ATGAAATTTAAAAAGCTTACATCATTAGCATTATCTGCAGCTTTAATGACTGGGTTAATGACTGGATGTGGAAGTACAAAAAGTGCTTCAACTGAAGAAATTGTAACAGAAATAACTGAGCCAGTAGAAATAACATTCTGGCATGCTATGAATGGAGACTTAGAAAAGACTTTACAAAACTTAACTGATAAGTTTATGGAGTCTAATCCAAACATAACAGTAACTTTACAAAATCAATCAAGTTACCCAGACTTACAACAAAAAATAACTGCTACTACAGCAAGTCCTAAGGATTTACCAACTTTAACTCAAGCATATCCACAATGGATGGTAAACCCAATACAAGATGAGTTATTAGTTGACTTAAAACCGTACATAGAAAATGAAACTATAGGTGACAAAAACTACAACAACATATTAGAAGGATTTAGAAATGGTGCTGAAATAGACGGAAAAGTATATGGAATGCCTTTCAATAAATCTACAGAAGTTATATGGTATAACAAAACATTATTTGATGAATTAGGATTAGAAGTTCCTACAACTTTTGAAGAGTTTGCTCAAGTTGCAAAAACTATAACTGAGAAAAAAGGTATAGTTGGTGCTGGATTTGACTCTTTAAATAACTTCTACACTACTTACTTAAAAAATAAAGGTGTAGATTTTAATAGTGAAACAGATGTAACTGGTGCAGAATCAGTTGAAGCTGCTAACTATTACTTAGATGGTGTAAAAGAAGGTTACTTCAGAATAGCTGGTACAGATATGTACTTATCAGGTCCATTTGCTAATGAAACTTTAGGTATGTATGTTGGATCAAATGCTGGTGAGTCATTTGTTAAGCAAGGTGTTGATGGTAAGTTTGAAATAGGTGTTGCTGCATATCCTGCTGAGTCAGTTATGCAACAAGGTACAGATGTATACATGTTCTCAAATGCTACAGCTGAACAAAGAACTGCTGCATTTGAATACTTAAAGTTCTTAACTTCAACAGAAAACCAAATAACTTGGGGAATTGAAACTGGATATATACCAGCAACTCAAGAAGCTATAGCATCAGAAGCATACAAAACTTCAGGAAGTTTAGTAGCATCTGTATTAGAACAAGCAACAGCTAAAAACTTATTCATAAATGCAGCTGCTCAAGGTGTTGATAGTGCATACAATGAAGCAAAAGTTGTAATGGAAGATATATTATCAGATAAGAACTCAGATGTAAAAGCTAAATTAGAGGGATACAAAAATACTTTAATGGGAATATATGAGTAA
- a CDS encoding ATP-binding protein, with the protein MNFIDTLKSVDLVLSTNEVPLIVGESGIGKTALAKKLSEENNWSLVVIDGNLLKEGEIGGLPTIESYTSTNSNGEKIEKKITVYAVHNKLREIDEEISKGKTVLLFIDEINRCEHTVQQELMNLILNREINGYKLHDDVKILAAMNPSSKYGSDFDYQVVDMDAAQENRFVWLNMEPDYTQWLNWAINAGIEQKVIEFISTFPEYLHKINEDDVRATPRSYERVSKAYSVYKEQKDSIPRNVFLNVIKGNVGKVIAEEFISFAESDSSPLISYEDVFSCETLDSDIIEKVKSESHTRLYLSAMNILKRLNSNIENNEEISDYNINRFIEFLKLYPVDLMVGIMKDIKSNYINVYDEAIENEEFVGLYFESYSMIRG; encoded by the coding sequence ATGAATTTTATAGATACATTAAAGAGTGTTGACTTAGTATTATCAACAAATGAAGTACCATTAATAGTGGGGGAAAGTGGAATAGGAAAAACTGCACTAGCAAAGAAACTATCAGAAGAAAATAATTGGAGTTTAGTAGTTATTGATGGGAATCTTCTTAAAGAAGGAGAAATAGGTGGACTTCCAACTATAGAATCTTATACAAGTACTAATTCCAATGGAGAAAAGATAGAAAAGAAAATTACAGTATATGCAGTTCATAATAAGTTAAGAGAAATTGATGAAGAAATATCTAAAGGAAAAACAGTTCTTTTATTTATAGATGAGATAAACCGTTGTGAACATACAGTTCAACAAGAGCTTATGAACTTAATCTTAAATAGAGAAATAAACGGATATAAGCTACATGATGATGTAAAAATACTAGCGGCAATGAATCCATCAAGTAAATATGGTTCAGATTTTGATTACCAAGTTGTTGATATGGATGCAGCTCAAGAAAATAGATTTGTATGGTTAAACATGGAACCTGATTATACACAATGGTTAAATTGGGCAATAAACGCAGGTATAGAACAAAAGGTTATAGAGTTTATATCAACATTCCCTGAATATTTACACAAAATAAATGAAGATGATGTACGTGCAACTCCGAGAAGTTATGAAAGAGTTTCTAAAGCTTATAGCGTATACAAAGAACAAAAAGATTCAATACCAAGAAATGTATTTTTAAATGTTATAAAAGGTAATGTAGGTAAAGTTATAGCAGAAGAATTTATAAGCTTTGCAGAATCAGATAGTAGCCCTTTAATATCTTATGAAGATGTATTTTCATGTGAAACTTTAGATTCAGATATTATAGAAAAAGTAAAAAGTGAAAGCCATACAAGACTTTATTTATCAGCAATGAATATCTTAAAGAGATTAAATTCAAATATAGAAAATAATGAAGAAATATCAGATTATAATATAAATAGATTTATAGAGTTTTTAAAATTATACCCAGTTGATTTAATGGTAGGTATTATGAAGGATATAAAAAGTAATTATATAAATGTCTATGATGAAGCTATAGAAAATGAAGAATTTGTAGGATTATACTTTGAGTCTTATAGTATGATAAGGGGATAG
- a CDS encoding bifunctional metallophosphatase/5'-nucleotidase, translating to MKLVIYQTSDLHGYVYPTNYVTEQPLGILKIGSYMKKDELNYDASLKIDCGDLVQGSALTHYLYKHDMQTNPIIEGLENINYDAYVLGNHEFNYGLDYLNKSYSPVSDKIINANIDGLTLNTKPYKIFEFDGFKIGCIGFTTSFVPNWERPCNIEGLTFNDPVKTYEKYEKELKENCDFIIVCYHGGFEKSIEDNTTPTEALTKENQGSELLEKFDSIDMILSGHQHRSFITKIDNRICSQPLHNGQNFTKIVIDTETKDISYELVDVKDIDVEIDEKLQSIFDDTEAKLQVYLDQEIGHFDRDIVVNDIFDVRLNGHPIVNFLHEVQLEVAKADLSALSLFDSTIGFKKNVSIRDVLINYPYPNTLKILKVKGENIKKAIEKAATYFVLEDGKVTVNIDFLVPKVQHYNYDTFGGLTYEIDLTKDFGNRVVSMKRNGEDLDLEKYYSVVMNNYRASNTSIYPSYEGAEVIGEINIDVSEIIIDYIQEKKNVKTIDNSNYKIKY from the coding sequence ATGAAACTAGTTATTTATCAAACAAGTGACTTACATGGATATGTATATCCAACTAACTATGTAACAGAGCAACCTCTTGGAATATTAAAGATAGGTAGTTATATGAAAAAGGATGAATTAAATTATGATGCATCTTTAAAAATAGATTGTGGAGATTTAGTTCAAGGTTCTGCTCTTACTCATTATTTATATAAACATGATATGCAAACTAATCCTATTATTGAAGGGTTAGAAAATATAAATTATGATGCTTATGTTTTAGGAAATCATGAGTTTAACTATGGATTAGATTATTTAAATAAATCATACTCTCCAGTGAGTGATAAAATTATAAATGCTAATATAGATGGTTTAACATTAAACACAAAGCCATATAAAATATTTGAATTTGATGGATTTAAAATTGGATGTATAGGATTTACAACATCATTTGTGCCTAATTGGGAAAGACCTTGTAATATAGAAGGATTAACATTTAATGACCCTGTAAAAACTTATGAAAAGTATGAAAAAGAATTAAAAGAAAACTGTGATTTTATAATAGTATGTTATCACGGTGGATTTGAAAAAAGTATAGAAGATAATACAACACCAACTGAAGCTTTAACTAAGGAAAATCAAGGAAGTGAACTTTTAGAAAAGTTTGATTCTATAGATATGATTTTAAGTGGTCACCAACATAGATCATTTATAACAAAAATAGATAATAGAATATGCTCTCAACCTCTTCATAATGGTCAAAACTTTACTAAAATAGTTATAGATACAGAAACTAAAGATATAAGCTATGAATTAGTTGATGTTAAAGATATAGATGTTGAGATAGATGAAAAACTTCAAAGTATATTTGATGATACAGAAGCAAAACTACAAGTATATTTAGATCAAGAAATAGGACATTTTGATAGAGATATAGTTGTTAATGATATATTTGATGTAAGATTAAATGGACATCCAATAGTAAACTTTTTACATGAGGTACAACTTGAAGTTGCAAAGGCTGATTTATCTGCATTATCTTTATTTGATAGTACAATTGGCTTTAAGAAAAATGTGTCTATAAGAGATGTATTAATAAATTATCCTTATCCAAATACACTAAAAATACTTAAAGTAAAAGGTGAAAATATTAAAAAAGCAATTGAAAAAGCAGCTACTTACTTTGTTTTAGAAGATGGAAAAGTAACTGTAAATATAGACTTTTTAGTACCTAAGGTGCAACATTACAACTATGATACATTTGGTGGACTTACATATGAAATAGACTTAACTAAAGACTTTGGAAATCGTGTTGTTTCAATGAAAAGAAATGGTGAAGATTTAGATTTAGAAAAGTATTATAGTGTTGTAATGAATAATTACCGTGCAAGCAACACTTCTATATACCCTAGCTATGAAGGTGCAGAAGTTATAGGTGAAATAAATATAGATGTAAGTGAAATTATAATAGACTATATACAAGAAAAGAAAAATGTAAAAACTATAGATAATAGCAATTATAAAATTAAATACTAA
- a CDS encoding ABC transporter ATP-binding protein, with the protein MIQIEKLKKVYDNGHEALKNINLEINEGELVCLLGPSGCGKTTILNLLAGLLDPTSGEIKFDGESVVNKHPKDRNIGLVFQNYALYPHMTVLENIMFPLTVGKNKMPKAEAMEIAKKYMKITSIEELADKKPGNMSGGQQQRVAITRALVQNPKVLLLDEPLSNLDARLRLKIREEIRRLVKEIGITTIFVTHDQEEALSISDRIVLMNQGVVQQFDIPQNLYLEPANLFVAQFMGNPIINIYEMKKEGNVLKGENFSIDLSLLNKDRFKADLTEENYVVGIRPEYFVTSENPLFNVEIETVELIGKDCILNFKVNGVNSKSIVDVNDNIREKDSVGFDIDYNGIYLFQENGVRVY; encoded by the coding sequence ATGATACAGATAGAGAAATTAAAGAAAGTTTATGACAATGGTCATGAAGCTTTAAAAAACATTAATTTAGAAATAAACGAAGGTGAATTAGTGTGTTTATTAGGTCCTAGTGGATGTGGTAAAACAACTATACTTAATCTTTTAGCTGGATTATTAGACCCGACAAGTGGAGAAATCAAGTTTGATGGAGAATCAGTTGTAAACAAGCATCCTAAAGATAGAAATATAGGACTTGTATTCCAAAACTATGCATTATATCCTCATATGACTGTTCTAGAAAACATTATGTTCCCTCTAACAGTTGGTAAGAATAAGATGCCAAAAGCTGAAGCAATGGAAATTGCTAAGAAATATATGAAGATAACTAGTATAGAAGAATTAGCTGATAAAAAACCAGGTAATATGTCAGGTGGTCAACAACAAAGGGTTGCAATAACTAGAGCACTAGTTCAAAATCCAAAGGTTTTATTACTAGATGAGCCTTTAAGTAACTTAGATGCAAGATTAAGACTTAAGATAAGAGAAGAAATAAGAAGATTAGTTAAGGAAATAGGTATAACAACTATATTCGTAACTCATGACCAAGAAGAAGCTTTATCTATAAGTGATAGAATAGTTCTTATGAATCAAGGTGTAGTACAACAATTTGATATACCACAAAACTTATACTTAGAACCAGCAAACTTATTTGTTGCACAGTTTATGGGTAACCCAATAATAAATATATATGAAATGAAAAAAGAAGGTAATGTGTTAAAAGGAGAAAACTTCTCTATAGATTTAAGTTTATTAAATAAAGATAGATTTAAAGCTGATTTAACTGAAGAAAACTATGTTGTAGGTATAAGACCTGAATATTTTGTAACAAGTGAAAATCCTTTATTCAATGTTGAAATAGAAACTGTTGAGTTAATAGGTAAAGACTGTATATTAAACTTCAAAGTTAACGGAGTAAATTCAAAATCAATAGTAGATGTAAATGACAACATAAGAGAAAAAGATAGTGTAGGATTTGATATAGATTACAACGGAATTTATTTATTCCAAGAGAATGGAGTTAGAGTATACTAA
- a CDS encoding carbohydrate ABC transporter permease — protein MRKLKYRAENSPQAWLFLLPALIIIGIFNVLPLIKTFIMSMQKGTLNNLEFNGFKNFQVVLQDPKFHDAIGNTALFAFIVVPVGLIISMFIAITIFEKIKHKSLFETIFFIPYLTSVIAIGIVFRFLFNGEYGFINYLLSFINVGPINFLDDPSMSMTTLILFGIWSGLAFNIIILLSGLRTIDDNYYKVADMFGATKMEQFFKITLPQLIPTITFLLMMNFINAFKVYAQVFSLFNGKAGIANSATTGVFYIFNKFYVEYRYGQGMAAAVILFALILLFTLIQNYVLKRISK, from the coding sequence ATGAGAAAGTTAAAATATAGAGCAGAAAATTCACCACAAGCATGGTTATTTCTTTTACCTGCTTTAATAATAATAGGAATATTCAATGTTTTACCTTTAATAAAGACATTTATAATGTCTATGCAAAAAGGTACATTAAATAATTTAGAATTTAATGGATTTAAAAATTTCCAAGTAGTATTACAAGACCCAAAGTTTCATGATGCAATAGGAAATACAGCATTATTCGCATTTATTGTTGTTCCAGTAGGTCTTATAATATCAATGTTTATAGCAATAACTATATTTGAAAAAATTAAACATAAGAGCTTATTTGAAACTATATTCTTTATACCATATTTAACAAGTGTAATAGCAATAGGTATAGTATTTAGATTCTTATTCAATGGAGAATATGGTTTTATAAATTATTTATTAAGTTTTATAAATGTTGGACCTATAAACTTCTTAGATGATCCAAGTATGAGTATGACTACTTTAATTCTATTTGGAATTTGGTCTGGACTTGCATTTAATATAATAATATTACTTTCAGGATTAAGAACGATTGATGATAATTATTACAAAGTTGCTGACATGTTTGGTGCAACTAAAATGGAGCAATTTTTCAAAATAACTTTACCACAGTTAATACCAACAATAACATTCTTATTAATGATGAACTTTATAAATGCATTTAAAGTATATGCACAAGTATTCTCATTATTTAATGGAAAAGCTGGAATAGCTAACAGTGCAACTACTGGAGTATTCTATATATTCAATAAATTCTATGTTGAGTACCGTTATGGTCAAGGTATGGCAGCGGCAGTAATATTATTTGCTTTAATATTATTATTTACATTAATACAGAACTATGTTTTAAAAAGAATATCTAAGTAG
- a CDS encoding carbohydrate ABC transporter permease, whose translation MKKVNLFLSKTFIVIMSLITLFPFVYMILSSLMTFQEATSIPPTLVPKVPQWQNFALAMEQAPFVRYFFNTVLVAGLSTIGTLITSILAAFALVKLEFKYKNVLVMGMAALLMVPYEVTVFTNYQTIANLGLLNTYTALILPSLASIFYIFYLKNYLTSIPLSYYKAAKVDGCGDLEFIRRILIPLAKPSLFTMGILTFINGWNSFLWPILVTNSKEMRLLSNGLSAFATESGTNVHLQMAASTIAIVPILILYLIFRKQIIRGVVKSGVKG comes from the coding sequence ATGAAAAAAGTTAATTTATTTTTATCAAAAACATTTATAGTTATAATGTCATTAATTACACTGTTTCCTTTTGTGTATATGATATTATCAAGTTTAATGACATTCCAAGAGGCAACAAGTATACCGCCAACACTTGTACCAAAAGTTCCTCAATGGCAAAACTTTGCTTTAGCAATGGAACAAGCACCTTTTGTTAGATATTTCTTCAATACTGTTTTAGTTGCTGGATTATCAACAATAGGAACTTTAATAACTTCTATTTTAGCAGCTTTTGCATTAGTTAAATTAGAGTTTAAATATAAAAATGTTTTAGTAATGGGTATGGCAGCATTATTAATGGTACCATATGAAGTTACTGTATTTACAAATTACCAAACTATAGCTAATCTTGGACTATTAAACACATATACAGCTTTAATACTTCCATCATTAGCAAGTATATTCTATATATTCTACTTAAAGAATTACTTAACAAGTATACCTTTATCTTACTACAAAGCTGCGAAAGTGGATGGATGTGGAGATTTAGAGTTTATAAGAAGAATATTAATACCTCTTGCTAAACCTTCTTTATTTACAATGGGGATATTAACATTCATAAATGGATGGAACTCATTCTTATGGCCGATACTTGTAACTAATAGTAAGGAAATGAGATTACTAAGTAATGGATTAAGTGCCTTTGCAACAGAAAGTGGTACAAATGTACACTTACAAATGGCTGCTTCAACAATAGCGATAGTTCCAATACTAATTTTATACTTAATATTTAGAAAACAAATTATAAGAGGAGTTGTAAAGAGCGGTGTTAAAGGATAA
- a CDS encoding MBL fold metallo-hydrolase, producing the protein MLKDKKTKITFHNGILTIGGTIIEIAYEDSHIFFDFGSEYDPASPKQPKDLQDLLDMNLVPFLDNMFDPSIPLKGYESKEDKFKNTAVFLSHVHLDHSKIINYLNPSVPLYMLEGTKSLLNTLNINNDFLFPLHNKGEANVREINGVKENEVVQVGEIKVKVMPVDHDAYGASGLLIETPDLVISYTGDIRLHGYRKDATLNFCKASENCDVLLIEGVTVSFQELNEDARVSADENEPNLIEKINTIVKENPNKQITFNYYISNIERILNIIKTNPRTVVLDAYYSYVLKHATGYQSHYYQLDDKDYGLDKSYEVEFEKLLEDEGSYFWQLDTLAIEHFDRLKENGIYVHSNATPLGDFDPKYAPFIKRFEDNNIEFKLAGCSGHAYPFDLIEIIDLIKPKLLVPIHSYHPERLYNKSGERLLPEKKQTI; encoded by the coding sequence GTGTTAAAGGATAAAAAAACAAAAATCACGTTCCACAATGGTATTTTAACCATTGGTGGAACTATTATAGAAATAGCTTATGAGGATAGTCATATATTCTTCGATTTTGGAAGTGAATATGACCCAGCATCTCCTAAGCAACCAAAAGATTTACAAGACTTATTAGATATGAACCTTGTGCCATTCTTGGATAATATGTTTGATCCAAGTATACCTTTAAAAGGATATGAATCTAAAGAAGACAAGTTTAAAAATACAGCTGTATTTTTATCACATGTTCATTTAGACCATTCAAAAATAATTAACTACTTAAATCCTTCAGTGCCTTTATATATGCTAGAAGGAACAAAGTCATTACTTAACACATTAAATATAAATAATGACTTTTTATTCCCACTTCACAACAAAGGTGAAGCTAATGTAAGAGAAATAAATGGGGTTAAAGAAAATGAAGTAGTTCAAGTTGGAGAAATAAAGGTTAAAGTAATGCCAGTTGACCATGATGCATATGGAGCAAGTGGATTATTAATAGAAACTCCAGACTTAGTTATATCATATACAGGTGATATAAGACTTCATGGATATAGAAAAGATGCAACTTTAAACTTCTGTAAAGCAAGTGAAAATTGTGATGTTTTATTAATAGAAGGGGTTACAGTTTCTTTCCAAGAATTAAATGAAGATGCTCGTGTATCAGCAGATGAAAATGAGCCAAATTTAATAGAAAAAATAAATACTATTGTAAAAGAAAATCCAAATAAACAAATAACTTTTAATTACTATATATCTAATATAGAAAGAATATTAAACATAATAAAAACTAATCCAAGAACTGTAGTTTTAGATGCATATTATTCATATGTATTAAAACATGCGACAGGATATCAATCTCATTATTATCAATTAGATGATAAAGATTATGGATTAGATAAATCTTATGAAGTTGAATTTGAAAAACTTCTAGAAGATGAGGGGAGCTATTTCTGGCAATTAGATACACTTGCTATTGAACATTTTGATAGATTAAAAGAAAATGGAATTTATGTTCATTCAAATGCAACACCATTAGGAGATTTTGACCCTAAATATGCACCATTTATAAAGAGATTCGAAGACAATAACATTGAATTTAAATTAGCTGGATGCAGTGGTCATGCTTATCCATTTGATTTGATTGAAATAATAGACTTAATTAAACCTAAGCTATTAGTTCCAATTCATTCTTATCATCCTGAAAGACTTTATAATAAGTCAGGTGAGAGACTATTACCAGAAAAGAAACAAACAATATAA